A single genomic interval of Natator depressus isolate rNatDep1 chromosome 14, rNatDep2.hap1, whole genome shotgun sequence harbors:
- the LOC141998537 gene encoding zinc finger protein RFP-like: protein MAAESPVESLQEEATCPICLEYFTDPVTLECGHNFCRACIAQCWEGPDRAASCPQCRETVQQRNLRPNRQLANVVEIAKRLSFQAAKGAGGGEVCGEHQEALKLFCEEDQTPICVVCDRSQAHRAHRVVPIQEAAQKYKEKIQAHLKTLREEREKLLGLKVTGEERSREYLKQTETERQKIVSEFQQLRQLLEQQERLLLAQLEKLDKEIVKIQNENISKLSEGISHLSELISEMEGKCQKPASGFLQDVRSTLSRCEKGKFQQPEKISPELEKRVSDFSQKTIVLMETLRKFKDTLPSALETQIGESLGAHRQANVTLDPDTAHPILVLSEGGKSVRCGDTRQRLPNNPERFDTAPCVLGCEGFTAGRHCWEVEMGGGRYWAVGVARESVGRKGRISRSPEGGIWAVERRDGQLRALTSPVTPLPLNRAPSRIRVYLDCGRGQVTFIDAGDEAPIFTFPPGPVPGERIRPWLWMWPGSRLRLCP, encoded by the exons ATGGCTGCAGAGAGCCCCGTGGAAAGTCTCCAGGAGGAAGCGACCTGTCCCATCTGTCTGGAATATTTCACAGACCCTGTCACTCTGGAGTGTGGGCACAATTTCTGCCGAGCCTGCATcgcccagtgctgggagggaccCGACAGGGCCgcctcctgccctcagtgcagagaaacTGTGCAACAGAGAAACCTCAGGCCCAACAGGCAGCTGGCAAATGTCGTAGAAATCGCCAAGCGGCTGAGTTTCCAGGCAGcgaagggagcaggagggggcgaGGTGTGTGGGGAACACCAGGAGGCTCTGAAACTGTTCTGTGAAGAGGATCAAACCCCCATCTGTGTGGTGTGCGACAGATCCCAGGCTCACCGCGCTCACAGGGTGGTTCCCATACAGGAAGCTGCCCAGAAGTACAAG GAAAAAATACAAGCCCATTTGAAGactctgagggaagagagagaaaagctgctAGGATTGAAAGTGACTGGAGAGGAGAGAAGCCGGGAGTATCTG AAACAGACAGAAACTGAGAGGCAGAAGATTGTGTCTGAATTTCAGCAACTGCGGCAGCTCCTGGAGCAACAAGAGCGActcctgctggcccagctggAAAAGCTGGACAAGGAGATTGTGAAGATACAGAATGAAAATATCAGCAAACTCTCAGAGGGGATTTCCCATCTCAGTGAGCTGATCAGTGAGATGGAGGGGAAGTGTCAGAAGCCAGCAAGTGGattcctgcag gatgtcagaagcacctTGAGTAG GTGTGAGAAGGGGAAGTTCCAGCAGCCAGAGAAGATTTCTCCTGAACTGGAAAAGCGAGTCAGCGATTTCTCCCAGAAAACTATTGTGCTAATGGAGACTCTGAGGAAGTTCAAAG ACACTCTGCCGTCTGCACTGGAGACACAAATTGGGGAATCCCTAGGAGCACACAGACAGG cgaatgtgactctggatccagacacggctcaTCCCATCCTCGTCCTGTCTGAGGGTGGGAAAAGTGTGAGATGTGGAGACACGCGGCAGCGACTGCCCAACAACCCTGAGAGATTTGACACTGCGCCctgtgtgctgggctgtgagggattcaCCGCGGGGAGACATTGCTGGgaggtggagatggggggtgggcGATACTGGGCTGTGGGGGTAGCCAGAGAgtctgtggggaggaagggacggATTAGCCGTAGCCCTGAGGGAGGGATCTGGGCTGTGGAGCGGCGGGATGGTCAGCTCCGGGCTCTCACCTCCCCTGTGACCCCCCTGCCCCTGAACCGGGCCCCCAGCAGGATCCGGGTTTATCTGGACTGTGGCCGGGGGCAGGTGACATTTATCGATGCTGGTGACGAGGCCCCGATCTTCACTTTCCCGCCGGGCCCCGTCCCTGGGGAGAGAATCCGCCCCTGGCTCTGGATGTGGCCGGGATCCCGGCTCCGCCTGTGTCCCTGA